The following are encoded in a window of Nitrososphaerales archaeon genomic DNA:
- the guaB gene encoding IMP dehydrogenase encodes MKGPDNGLKVGLTFDDVLLVPKFSDVMSRKDVETRSRFSRGIELSIPIVSANMDTVTESSMAIAIASEGGIGVIHRFLPVEEQVAEVVKVKRSEGVVIEDPITLGPKRTASEALGLLRAHNIGGIMIVDEERRVLGLVTTRDLSLEEDLGRKLSEVMTPMKDLVTAPKGVSLEKAKKLLRKNKVEKLPLLDRGGRIAGLITSKDIMKRKQFPSATKDAKGRLRVAAAVGVKGDYIERAGRLLDAGADALVVDVAHGHSLRAIETVKRMKKEFGSVEVVAGNVATARGTLDLIRAGADAVKVGVGSGSICVTRVVTGFGVPQLTAIIDSARAASDSGVPVIGDGGVRNPGDVTKALAAGASTVMIGSLFAGTEESPGPTILREGARYKLTRGMASLTASIDRRVREGARQQPREEELVEEVVQESVPEGVEGFIPYKGKVADVVRQLVGGLRSGMSYCGAKTVVELQRKAEFMRITSAGYKESLPHDIERVV; translated from the coding sequence CCCGATAACGGACTGAAGGTCGGCCTCACTTTCGACGACGTCCTGCTCGTCCCCAAGTTCTCCGACGTCATGTCGCGCAAGGACGTTGAAACACGTTCACGCTTCTCCAGAGGGATAGAGCTCAGCATCCCGATAGTCAGCGCCAACATGGACACTGTAACTGAGTCTTCGATGGCCATTGCGATCGCAAGCGAGGGAGGGATAGGCGTGATCCACAGGTTCCTGCCCGTGGAGGAGCAGGTCGCCGAGGTCGTCAAGGTGAAGCGCTCGGAAGGAGTCGTCATCGAGGACCCGATCACTCTCGGCCCGAAGAGGACTGCGAGCGAAGCTCTCGGCTTGCTGCGAGCGCACAACATCGGGGGCATAATGATAGTCGATGAAGAGCGCAGAGTCCTCGGGTTGGTCACGACCCGGGACCTCTCGCTCGAGGAAGACCTCGGGCGGAAACTGAGCGAGGTCATGACGCCGATGAAGGACTTGGTCACGGCGCCGAAGGGCGTGTCTCTGGAGAAGGCGAAGAAGTTGCTCAGGAAAAACAAGGTGGAGAAGCTGCCCCTTCTTGACAGAGGTGGCAGAATCGCTGGTCTCATCACCTCCAAGGACATAATGAAGCGAAAGCAGTTCCCATCGGCAACGAAGGACGCGAAGGGGCGCCTACGCGTTGCAGCGGCTGTGGGTGTAAAGGGGGATTACATAGAGCGTGCAGGCCGCCTCCTGGACGCAGGCGCGGACGCTCTTGTTGTCGACGTGGCCCATGGTCATTCTCTCAGGGCGATCGAGACAGTGAAGCGGATGAAGAAGGAGTTCGGCAGCGTCGAGGTCGTCGCAGGCAACGTGGCGACCGCGCGCGGTACACTGGACCTCATAAGGGCCGGCGCCGACGCTGTGAAGGTCGGGGTGGGCTCTGGCAGCATCTGCGTCACTAGGGTCGTCACGGGATTCGGCGTCCCGCAGCTGACCGCGATCATTGACAGCGCCAGAGCTGCCAGCGACAGTGGCGTCCCCGTAATCGGCGACGGGGGCGTGAGAAACCCGGGGGACGTGACAAAGGCGCTGGCAGCTGGTGCCTCAACCGTCATGATTGGGAGCTTGTTCGCGGGCACAGAAGAGAGCCCGGGCCCCACGATACTGAGGGAGGGCGCACGCTACAAGCTCACGAGAGGCATGGCTTCGCTGACCGCGTCGATTGACCGTCGGGTCAGGGAGGGTGCTCGCCAGCAGCCGAGAGAGGAGGAGCTTGTCGAGGAAGTGGTTCAGGAGAGCGTGCCCGAAGGGGTCGAGGGCTTCATCCCGTATAAGGGGAAAGTGGCCGACGTCGTCAGGCAGCTCGTCGGAGGCCTCAGGTCTGGGATGAGCTACTGCGGCGCAAAGACCGTCGTCGAGTTGCAGAGGAAAGCAGAGTTCATGAGGATTACCTCCGCGGGCTACAAGGAGAGCCTCCCCCACGACATCGAAAGGGTCGTCTGA